One Synechococcus sp. MU1617 genomic window, TCGCCGGATGCGTGCTCCTGGCTTCCGCCATGTCTGCTGCACTCACCACCAAGCCTTCGAAAGCCTGAGCGTTTGAAACGCCGGTGCAAATCTGAACAAAAACCGGGCCAGCCCCGGTTTTTTTGTGGCGGTGAACCTTTAGCCATGGATCTTTTCTCCCACCAAAGAGATTTAGAACTGCAAATCAGATGTGCAAGCCGCCCCCTTGCGGCTTTAGATCCTTGATCCACTGAGCGATACCCATGGAGAGCATCAGTCGCATCTGCGCCACGTCCAAGGGCACAACCATTGATGCCATCGGCCAGGGCCGCTACCGCGTCTGCAGTCGCCATGCGGTGTGCTCTGACGTTGAAGGTCTTTGGCAGGCCTATGAAATCCTGCGGCGTCAGGAACAATCCCTAAGTTGATTGCTGAGGCCAGGAATAAGTATCAACACTTACAGCGCTTGAGTGTTCAGCACGTAACAATTGGCGCACCCCGGTGAGGGGTAATGCGTCGACTCCGGGAGGGCCTAGGGAACCCTCCTTTTTTATGGGGCGTTTTTAGAAATTCAGAGTTCCTGCACTGTCTTCCCCGAACTCCAGGTAAAGGCAGCGGGCATCTTCAGCACGACCGCAATCAATCAGGTGCTGGACCCGCTCACGCCACCACTGCGACACACCAGAACCCAACTCCTTGTTGGGCAGACCACCGAAGGATTCACTCACAGAAATCATCCGTGCTGGGAAAACGCTAAGCAAGGTGATCGAGGGCGTGACTTGGCTTGTTACGTGCTGTTAGCAGCTGTTGTTACCCAAAGGTGGTGCCGTTCCACCCCCAACAGCTCGCCTGCACATCCTCAAAACCGATGTACACCCGGTTGGCAGGAATTCCGGTGCGTGCATGAATCAGCTCACAGAACGCAGCTGTCATCGCAGGCGGACGCAGGGCACCGATCGACTTCACCTCCACATAGGCACAGGGCTCGAGGCTGCCGGCGAAGGTCATCGGCACGCCTGTCTCCAGGAGCGTCATCACGTAGGCCTCCGGCTTGCCCGTCTGGTTGGCCAACTCGGACGAAAGGGCCTGCAATAACGCTGATCCATCCTTCAACGCTGGCAGCGACGTGCGCACATTGATCAGAGGCATCGGCTCAAGAATGCTGGCAGAAGCTTGGCACTCTCAAGCCATGAGTGCCAAGACCTAGCTGTTGATCAAATTGAAATATTTCCAAAAGCAAAGACCATCAACCTGAACAATTCGAACAGAGAAAGGCTCATAAATTGCACACAAAAGTGATCAGCTCAATGATCCTTCTTCACTTTTTTGGCCTCGGAGACGTTCTGCGTCGCTATGAACTCGAGCAGATTACCGGCCTGGCAATCCAAGGTTTCAGGCCACTCAGCCTGGATGAATTGATGCACTGGTCGCAAAACATGGCCGACCAGAACCAATGGGATGGCGAGGCAATTCGCCACGACGTGCTGAGCACTTGGCTTGATCAAGCCGAAGACATCACCCGCTGGAGGAATTGTTTGAGTCAGGCACCTGCTGAGGTTGAACTGTTGGCCGGCATTGGCGATCAGCACACTTGGCGTGATCATTGGGAAGGCTTGCTGCGCCAAACACCGCGCGCCGGCTGGTCATAACGAGCGGAGTGCAATGACAGGCTGTCCACCGATCAGCGGACGAGAAGCGGACGTCGCCGCTGTGATGCTCAAACCACGGCAGGTCTGGTCGAACAGCGGGATCGAGCTTGAACAAGTGCGTTCCGGCTTTGCCTGCGCTCTCCACATGCACCAACCGACGGTGCCGGCGGGAGTGAACAACAACTTGATCTCCCATCTTCAACACATGCTGGATCACCCCAATGAGGGTGATAACCACAACGCAGAACCATTCGCCCACTGCTACCGGCGTCTTGCTGAACTGCTGCCTGAACTGATCAACGAGGGCTGCAGCCCAAGAATCATGCTCGACTACTCGGGCAATCTGCTCTGGGGGATCGAGCAGATGGGGCGTCACGACATTGGCGATGCACTCCACTACCTCGCCTGTGATCCTTTGATGCAGAGGCACGTGGAGTGGCTTGGAACTTTCTGGAGCCATGCCGTAGCTCCATCCACACCCATCCCAGACCTGAAACTGCAAATCAGCGCCTGGCAACAACAGTTCGTGGCCTGTTTTGGCAGCGCTGCACTGGAACGGGTCAAGGGTTTCTCTCCACCGGAGATGGCGCTACCCAACCATCCCGACACCCTGTTCGAATTCGTCAAAGCCCTCAAAGAAGCGGGGTATCAGTGGCTCCTGGTTCAAGAGCACAGCGTTGAGTGCATGGACGGCAGTCCACTGCGGCGCAGCCAATGCTTTGTGCCGAATCGGCTTCTTGCCAGGAACAGCCAAGGCGAGGAGATCAGCATCACTGCGCTGATCAAAACCCAGGGATCTGACACCAAACTTGTAGGCCAGATGCAACCTTATTACGAGGCATTGGGTTGCGAACGGCAACGCTTGGATGACGTCGAGGTGCCAACACTGGTGAGCCAAATTGCCGATGGAGAAAACGGTGGGGTGATGATGAATGAATTCCCTGAAGCCTTCCGGCAGGCCAACCGCCACATCCGTGACAACCCCAACGGCACCGTGGCCATCAACGGCAGTGAATACATCGAAGCCCTAGAGCGCATCGGAGTGAATGCCGACCAGTTCCCCACCATCCAGGCGGTACAGCAACACCGCCTTTGGAATCAAATTGGCCTCAACGCCTCTGCAGAAGGCGTTGAGGAGGCCATCAGCAGACTGAGTGCTGACGATTCCAGCTTCAGCATGGAGGGTGCGTCCTGGACCAACAACCTGAGCTGGGTCGAGGGCTACACCAATGTGCTGGGCCCGATGAATCAGCTCAGTGCTCAGTTCCATGCGCTGTTCGATCCATCAGTCGCAGCAGACCCCACAACAACCAGCACCAAGGAATATCAGGAGTCGTTACTGCATGTGCTGCTGCTGGAAACCAGTTGTTTTCGGTACTGGGGGCAAGGTGCCTGGACCGACTACGCCCAGGAAATCCACCGTCGCGGCAAGGAGCTGCTGAGTCAGCCGGATTTCACGAATCCCCCCCAGCCAGGGAGATTAAACTGAGAAGCGCTTTACAGAGCGTTACATTCGTGTAACGTGAGCCTGTTCGGGCTGACGGGATGGGCGATTACACAACTGCAATCATTGCCACGCTGGGCATTGGCATCGTGATGACGGCTGCTGTGGTGTTTGCCCTGATGCGACCCAGCGACATGCCACCCATCGGTGAAAATCGCAACTGACCATGGGAATCGCTACTGAACTACTGATTGCCGCCACCGAAATCGGAATTGCTCTGTTGGTGGCCGTTTCCCTCCCCGTTGCTGAATCCCAAAACTAATTTCGAATCAGGCCACGCCTTTTAAACGGAACTCCGTGTAAATCGAGGCGGCATCGCGCTCACGATCCAGATCTTCGAGGTCGCTGCATCGCGTTTGCATCCAATAAACCGTTTCCCTCCAAATCTCCAGGCGATAACGGCGCTCGAGGTTTTGTCCGGAACCGTCCAAAGTTTTACAAGCGTCTTCCGTTAAATCTAGGAAGTACAGATTGAGATCGTTGGGGATGTCAACATTTAACGATCAGCGCTTGATCAAAATCAATCTATAAATAACGAGACGCAATGTTTTTCGTCAAAACCAAGTATGCGACAGCTCACATCGGAGACAAAACGTACCCGTTGTTACGACATCAGAGAATCAAGCCAATACCTTGAGTTGAGCCTGTCGAAGTCACCATGGAGCCCATCGCTCTGACACTTGGCCAACAGTTCGACATCGAACAGCGCAGTCGCGATATCAGTGCGATCACCGATGTCAAACAGCTGCAGAAGATCAGCAAAGATCTTCTTTTGGCTTGGCAAGAAGAGATCGCTCGTTCACGCGCAGCAGCCAGCCCACACCTGAAATAACGCTTCGTTACAGTTGGTTGACTCGCTTATGAGTTGTGAATCTGAGCCTGCCTCAGCAATTCGAAGCTGAATCGATCAAACGGTCCATCGACGACACGGACGATCTCGATACGTTGAAAGCTCTGGCACGGGAACTTGCTGATCTCTACATCCGCCAGAGGGCTGCAACAGCCTGGGTGATCGCCGAGAAATAAGCGTCACACTTTGCTGTCGTTTCGCCAACGACGTTCCAAGCGCTGACGGGCCTCATCAACCGTTTGCGCACTGGGCATTGTGGATTTGTCTCGATAAGGGCGCGTAATCGACCAAAACTTGAAGGCAGAAGCGAGCGCCACCACCATCCATGCGAGCACAATCCAGCCCGGATTCGTCATCGTTGCCCAGCAATGCATTCCATGATGGCGAACGAACAGCGAATTGGGCCTGCATGACCTGCCAACAGTGCAACCGTGGATGCTGAGGTGCGGCAGTTCGTGATCAGCCAGCTGGTGGTAATCGCACTACCGGTCGGGACTCTGTTCGGCCTCTGGCTTTGGATGCTCAACTGGAGCGGTCGTTCCCGCAGAGACCAGTGACCTTTCTTGCCGGCCTACTGGCGCCCGTCTTGATGCTGTTCCATCTTGTTGGGCCCGTCCCTGCTGATCTTGGCGTGAGCAACGGGGCATTACGCAACTGCCCGACAACAGCTCACTGCACCAGCCAAACGTGGGAAAGCACCAACCCGATGGCTGAACTCAACAGGCTGAGTGAACTGGTGCAGGAATCGCCGCGGACGGTTGTCGTGGATCAAACCGAGACGTACCTCCATGCCGAAGCCAGCAGCGCTTTCTTTGGCTTTGTGGATGACCTCGAACTGTTCGCTGATCGCGACAACAGCCAGATCCAGGCACGGTCCGAGTCGCGCCTCGGCGACTCGGATCTTGGTGTGAACGCCGCAAGACTGGCAGCGCTGCGGTCCGGGCTGGAAGGCTGAAGCCTGCTTAAACCTTGGCGCGACGCAGTTTGCTCAGATCGGTGATCATTTCCTTGATGCCAACCACGAATCCGATGGCGGCCAGGGCCACGATGCTCAAGATGATCACCGTATCGAGCATTGAGCGTGGATCGATCCAATCGGGCATGGCATGAAGCGTGGGCTGATCTCGTATTAGCCAGAGCCGGATAAAATCCCAGCACGTAGCGCGAACGTTCAACACAAATCGTCAGACATGCACGACATCATCTGCCCTCACTGCAACACAGCCTTCAAGGTGGATGAAGCAGGGTATGCCGACATCCTCAAACAGGTGAGGGATCGAGATTTTGAGCAGCAACTGAATAAGCGACTAGCCCTGGCAGAACAAGACAAACGCAATGCCATCGAGTTGGCCATTGCCAAAAAAGACAGGGAGATGCAAACACTTGAGGGCCAACTCAAGCAAAGTGCACTGCATCAGGAACTTGCGATTAAAGATGCCGTCAACAAAGCGGAGAAGCAGCGGGATCGTATTGCCACTGAACTCCAGCAAATGCGTGAGCAGCAGGCAACAGAACTGCGCCTAGCAGAAACCAAATTCGCCAAAGAAATGCAGGCGATAACGCTGCAAAAAGACAATGACGTGAGGGATTTGCAAGCGCAGCTCCAGGCTGGGGCCATGCAGCGCCAGCTAGCCGTGAATGAAGCGGTGAGCTCCATAGAGAAACAACGGGATGCACTACAGAGCGGCTTAAAAGAAGCGGAACTGAAGCATCAACTGGAATCACAATCACTGAAGGACCGCTACGAAGCACAGCTCAGTGACCGGGATCAGGCCATTGAACGCTTGCGCGACATGAAAGCGCGGCTCTCCACCAAAATGGTGGGAGAAACCCTTGAACAACACTGCGAAACCGAATTCAACAGGATTCGTGCAGCTGCTTTTCCGAAAG contains:
- a CDS encoding phenylpyruvate tautomerase MIF-related protein; this translates as MPLINVRTSLPALKDGSALLQALSSELANQTGKPEAYVMTLLETGVPMTFAGSLEPCAYVEVKSIGALRPPAMTAAFCELIHARTGIPANRVYIGFEDVQASCWGWNGTTFG
- a CDS encoding glycosyl hydrolase family 57 encodes the protein MTGCPPISGREADVAAVMLKPRQVWSNSGIELEQVRSGFACALHMHQPTVPAGVNNNLISHLQHMLDHPNEGDNHNAEPFAHCYRRLAELLPELINEGCSPRIMLDYSGNLLWGIEQMGRHDIGDALHYLACDPLMQRHVEWLGTFWSHAVAPSTPIPDLKLQISAWQQQFVACFGSAALERVKGFSPPEMALPNHPDTLFEFVKALKEAGYQWLLVQEHSVECMDGSPLRRSQCFVPNRLLARNSQGEEISITALIKTQGSDTKLVGQMQPYYEALGCERQRLDDVEVPTLVSQIADGENGGVMMNEFPEAFRQANRHIRDNPNGTVAINGSEYIEALERIGVNADQFPTIQAVQQHRLWNQIGLNASAEGVEEAISRLSADDSSFSMEGASWTNNLSWVEGYTNVLGPMNQLSAQFHALFDPSVAADPTTTSTKEYQESLLHVLLLETSCFRYWGQGAWTDYAQEIHRRGKELLSQPDFTNPPQPGRLN
- a CDS encoding DUF1499 domain-containing protein; this translates as MTFLAGLLAPVLMLFHLVGPVPADLGVSNGALRNCPTTAHCTSQTWESTNPMAELNRLSELVQESPRTVVVDQTETYLHAEASSAFFGFVDDLELFADRDNSQIQARSESRLGDSDLGVNAARLAALRSGLEG
- a CDS encoding DUF2130 domain-containing protein; translation: MHDIICPHCNTAFKVDEAGYADILKQVRDRDFEQQLNKRLALAEQDKRNAIELAIAKKDREMQTLEGQLKQSALHQELAIKDAVNKAEKQRDRIATELQQMREQQATELRLAETKFAKEMQAITLQKDNDVRDLQAQLQAGAMQRQLAVNEAVSSIEKQRDALQSGLKEAELKHQLESQSLKDRYEAQLSDRDQAIERLRDMKARLSTKMVGETLEQHCETEFNRIRAAAFPKAYFEKDNDARSGSKGDYIFRDQDDLNNEIISIMFEMKNEADTTATKKKNEDFLKELNKDRNEKNCEYAVLVSLLEPENELYNSGIVDMSHRFPKTYIIRPQFFIPFITLLRNAALRSLEYKAELALVKAQNIDVTNFENDLETFKTSFSRNYDLASRRFQTAIDEIDKSIDHLQKTKDALLGADRNLRLANDKAQDVTVKKLTRRNPTMAAKFADLDNAADQKSA